A single region of the Gorilla gorilla gorilla isolate KB3781 chromosome 1, NHGRI_mGorGor1-v2.1_pri, whole genome shotgun sequence genome encodes:
- the LOC101152805 gene encoding magnesium transporter protein 1-like, whose protein sequence is MDWTKKDRVIRMSDTMFYHFVLDAPKNYSVIVMLTALHEFSSCVMCKGAAEEFQILANSYQRPGAFTTKVFFAMVDYDESPEVFEALQVTSVPTFFHFSAQWKFATDDIYNLRGRDIVADQMAEWVAERTHVSVRIRQPANYHGLLKPGILLALIGGLGYFLKWNRKSISCRILCEVLTLCFVIVMTSGQMWTYIRGEPYVQRDPHTGHKHYISKFSQAQFAAETFIISLFNMCVSLGVVLLDKAATSTMNIIKRKMMCLAGMCLVAIFFSWLFSLFRFKVPDYPYSFVWV, encoded by the coding sequence ATGGATTGGACCAAGAAAGACAGAGTGATAAGAATGAGTGACACCATGTTCTATCATTTTGTATTAGATGCACCAAAAAACTATTCTGTTATTGTGATGCTTACTGCTCTCCACGAGTTCAGTTCATGTGTCATGTGCAAAGGTGCTGCTGAGGAATTTCAGATCTTGGCAAATTCCTATCAACGCCCTGGTGCATTCACCACAAAGGTATTTTTTGCAATGGTGGATTATGATGAAAGCCCTGAGGTCTTTGAAGCACTCCAGGTAACGTCAGTTCCGACTTTCTTCCACTTTTCTGCCCAATGGAAATTTGCAACAGATGACATTTATAATTTGAGAGGAAGGGATATTGTTGCTGACCAAATGGCTGAATGGGTAGCAGAAAGAACACATGTCAGTGTCAGAATCAGACAGCCTGCAAATTATCATGGTCTCCTCAAGCCAGGGATACTTCTGGCTCTCATTGGTGGACTTGGGTATTTCTTGAAATGGAATAGGAAATCTATTTCTTGCAGAATTTTGTgcgaagttttaactctgtgctTTGTGATTGTGATGACGTCTGGTCAAATGTGGACTTATATAAGAGGAGAACCATATGTCCAGAGGGACCCTCACACAGGACATAAACATTACATCAGTAAATTTAGTCAGGCTCAGTTTGCAGCAGAAACATtcattatttccctgtttaataTGTGTGTTAGTCTGGGAGTGGTGCTGTTAGACAAGGCTGCCACCTCTACGATGAACATCATAAAGAGAAAGATGATGTGTCTGGCTGGTATGTGTCTTGTTGCCATATTCTTCAGTTGGCTGTTTTCCCTCTTTAGATTTAAAGTACCTGACTATCCATACAGCTTTGTCTGGGTTTAA